GACGCTCACGCCGGGCCACCGCGCAGTCCCATGGTGGATCATCCCCGGATCGCTGGTATTCCCGCTTCTGTGGGGCGGGGTGACGATGTGGCGCGGGCCGATGATCGGCTGGTACCCGTATTACTTCCTCGATCTGCGCCAGGTCAGCGGGATCGGAGAGTTCCTGCTCACGAGCGCGGTCGCTCTGTCGATCTTCGCGCTCATCGCCACCGTGCTCGCGGTGATCAGCCGCGTCAGCCCGTCGCGCCGGAAGGCAGGAACAGCTCAAGCGATGTGAGCGCCGACAGCAGCGCTCCTTCCTCCTCGAGCTCGGCGAACTTCTCCGCGTCGTCACCTCCGACGATGCCCACGAGCAGATTCTCGCCGGTCACCGGTAGCAGGTTGATCCAGGTGCGCACCATCACTGCATCCTCCAGCGTCAGCCCGCCGCCGCCGGCCGGCCCATCGCCCACGGCATGCCAGATCGTCGCCTCGGTGTCCCAGAACGGTTCGTCGTAACGCAGCCAGATCGTCTCGACGTGCCCCATGCCGAGCGCGTTCAGTGCACCGCGGTGGGTGAAGGGCAGCGGAGGGGCGAATTCGATGCCGTCGCGTTGCAGCACGCCGAGCGGAACGGTGACCACGACCCGGTCGAATGAGGTCGACTCCCCCGTTCCCAGGCGCAGGCTGACACCCGCGTCGTCGTAGGCGATACGGGTCACCGGCGACGAGAGGGTCAGCTGCGCATCGCTCAGTTGCGTCCGCACATACGCCCCGAGATCGCCGACGATTCCTTTCGAAGCTGCGCGCGGCAGCGCCGGGGGGAACCAGGCGGAGAGCTTCTCCGCGTCGGCGCCAGAGGTGGTCGCGAGATACGCGAGAAGCGAGGCCAGACCGGGTTCCTCTGGGTCGGCGCCGGTCGCGATGAGAGCCTCGGTCAGCGAGACGTCGGCCGGAAAGGTCTGCGCCAGGGTGATGGCGGCGTCCAGCGGCGCGTTGGCGACGGGCTCGATGTCGGCCCCCGCCGAGCGCCACAGCGCGGATGCGAGATCCACGCTCTCGGCGAGGTCGCTGTCGTCGTCGGGGCTGACCAGCCAACCGCCCAGCTGAACAGGGATCGGCCAGTCGTCGTCGAGGTGGGAGTGCACGCGGCCACCGACGCGGTCCCTCGCCTCGAAGACGGTCACCTCGACATCGAGGTCAGCGAGATCAGCGGCGACGGTCGCACCGGCGAGCCCAGCACCGATCACCGCGATCCGCTCCCCGGCCTCGGCTGTGGCCCGCAGTCGCATCGCGGCGCTCTCACCGGAGTGGATGGCTCCGCGCATCGTGGAGGGGTTGTCGACATCCGTCGCCTCGCCCGCGAAGTACACCCGTCCCTCCACGGGCTCTGCGAGGGTCGCGCGCGTGTCCGATTGCACACCGATGCGGGTGTAGCTCACGGCGCCGCGCGAGTACTGGTCCGTGGCCCAAGAGCTGCGCACGCTGTCTGCAGGGGCGGGCACGTTCGTGGTCGGAAGCGGCGATGGTGTGCGCGTCGGGGTGCGTGTCGGCTTCGGCTCCGGCGTGCAGGAGACGAGCAGCACACCGAGAGCACCCGCTCCGGCGCCGATCAGCAGCTCTCGACGCGTCATCCTCATGGTGTCGCCACACTACCCGCTCAGGGTTGCCGCCGCCCGACGACGAGCAGCATGTTGGGCGGCACAGTGAAGAGATTTACTATAGTTGGGATGAACCAGTCGGCAGGAGCCACCATGGAAGCACCATCCGCATCTTCCGCGCCTGCCGTCGCGGATCTCCTCGAAGACATCGGCGACACGGTTCGAGCGCTGCGAAAGAAGCAGAAGCTCACCCTTGCCGAACTCGCCGACGCCACAGGGTTGAGTTCTGCGATCATCAGCCAGCTCGAACGCGGACGCGCGAACCCGTCATTCTCCACCCTCGCCCAGCTCGCCCACGGTCTGGACATCCCCGTCGGCAAACTGCTGCCGTCGTATCACGAGACGAAGTCGCCCGTCGTGCGCAAGGGCGACCGACGAGATCTGCGACGCAGCACGCCGGAAGGGATGGGGCACGCGGTCTACGAACTGCTCGTTCCTGATCTGAACGGCGCGCTGGAAGGGTTGTGGGTCGTCACCGATCCCGGCCATGACACGAGCAGTACTCCATTCACGCACGGGGGCGAGGAGCTGGGCCTGATCATCTCGGGACAGCTCGACGTCTGCATCGGCGACGACCTCTACACGCTCGAAGCGGGCGATTCCATCCGGTTGGATTCCACCAAGCCCCACTGGTTCCGCAACTCTTCCGATGAGCAGTGCGTCGCCGTATGGGTGAGCACTCCCCCCACGTGGTGATCCGTGACCGAGCCGACACGACCGCTTGACGGCATCCGCGTCATCGACTTCACGCAGGTCATGCTGGGCCCTTCTTGCACGCAGACCCTCGGCGACTTCGGTGCCGACGTCATCAAGGTGGAGCGCCCCGGCACCGGCGACCTTTCGCGCACCGGGGTCCTCGCAGACATCGGAGGCGACAATCCGGTGTTCCTGGCCCTCAATCGCAACAAGCGCGGGATCGTCGTCGACATCACCTCGCCGGAGGGTCGCGAGATCGTCACCGACCTCATTCGTACCGCCGATGTCGTGGTGAGCAACTTCCGCCCGGGCGTCATGGAACGGCTGGGGCTCGGAGCCGAGGCGGTCGCCGAGATCAACCCGAGAGCGATCTGGGCGTGCGGGTCGGGGTTCGGCACATCCGGACCATACGCGCACAAGGGCGGACAGGACATCCTCGGCCAGTCTTACTCGGGAGTGATGAAGCGCCTCGCCGACCCCGAGCATCCAGTGACGATCTACGCGACCCCGATCGCGGACTACACCGCTGGACTCCACCTGGTGCAGGGCATTCTCCTGGCACTGCTGCATCGTGAGCGCACCGGGATCGGTCAGCGCGTCGAGGTGAGTCTGTACAACTCGATGCTCGCGATGCAGATGCAGGAAGCCACGACCCGGCTGATGTATGACAAGGAGCTCAACTGGGCGCTGATGCCGCTTACGGGGTGCTTTCCGACGAGTGACTCCGAGATCGTCATCATCGGC
The DNA window shown above is from Microbacterium murale and carries:
- a CDS encoding helix-turn-helix domain-containing protein, whose translation is MEAPSASSAPAVADLLEDIGDTVRALRKKQKLTLAELADATGLSSAIISQLERGRANPSFSTLAQLAHGLDIPVGKLLPSYHETKSPVVRKGDRRDLRRSTPEGMGHAVYELLVPDLNGALEGLWVVTDPGHDTSSTPFTHGGEELGLIISGQLDVCIGDDLYTLEAGDSIRLDSTKPHWFRNSSDEQCVAVWVSTPPTW
- a CDS encoding flavin monoamine oxidase family protein produces the protein MRMTRRELLIGAGAGALGVLLVSCTPEPKPTRTPTRTPSPLPTTNVPAPADSVRSSWATDQYSRGAVSYTRIGVQSDTRATLAEPVEGRVYFAGEATDVDNPSTMRGAIHSGESAAMRLRATAEAGERIAVIGAGLAGATVAADLADLDVEVTVFEARDRVGGRVHSHLDDDWPIPVQLGGWLVSPDDDSDLAESVDLASALWRSAGADIEPVANAPLDAAITLAQTFPADVSLTEALIATGADPEEPGLASLLAYLATTSGADAEKLSAWFPPALPRAASKGIVGDLGAYVRTQLSDAQLTLSSPVTRIAYDDAGVSLRLGTGESTSFDRVVVTVPLGVLQRDGIEFAPPLPFTHRGALNALGMGHVETIWLRYDEPFWDTEATIWHAVGDGPAGGGGLTLEDAVMVRTWINLLPVTGENLLVGIVGGDDAEKFAELEEEGALLSALTSLELFLPSGATG
- a CDS encoding CaiB/BaiF CoA transferase family protein, whose amino-acid sequence is MTEPTRPLDGIRVIDFTQVMLGPSCTQTLGDFGADVIKVERPGTGDLSRTGVLADIGGDNPVFLALNRNKRGIVVDITSPEGREIVTDLIRTADVVVSNFRPGVMERLGLGAEAVAEINPRAIWACGSGFGTSGPYAHKGGQDILGQSYSGVMKRLADPEHPVTIYATPIADYTAGLHLVQGILLALLHRERTGIGQRVEVSLYNSMLAMQMQEATTRLMYDKELNWALMPLTGCFPTSDSEIVIIGAFKENPLADICRALELPDLSVDDRFDTLENLRRNRAQIRRIIGDRLTQNTSAHWIAALEREDVLCGPVRTLSEALRDPQTSHNGMILEFEDQHGRTIRTIAPPIAMSDVPPLVRQAPPRLGEHTAEVLTELGYNAARIATMQTTGAIL